The stretch of DNA GAATCCACAGAACCTGTAAATACAGAGAGGAATCCCGATGGAGTTTAGCTATGAGGTCAAGGACTCATACGCCGAGGTCAAGGCGGACGGGCGGCTGAACATGGTGTCCGCGCCCAAGCTCCGCGAGTTCGTCACGGATGTGATTGCCGGCGGGTCCAACCGGATTGTGGTCAACCTGGAAAACACCGCCTTCATGGATTCGTCCGGGCTGGGCGCCCTGATCGGTTGCCTGAAGGCTGCGCGGCAGGCCGGCGGGGACCTCCGGATCGCGGCGGTCCAGCCGCAGGTGAAGATGGTCCTGCAGCTCACCAGCATGGACAAGGTCCTCACGGCCTACCCGTCGGTCGAAGAGGCGTTCAGCAATGACTGAGGTGCTCGCCTCGCGCAGCTTCCGCGGGCTCGCCACCGAAGACGCCATCAACGACGTCCACAACGACATGGACAGCCTGTGGCTCGATGTGCCGTTCGTGAATGACATGGACCAGATGACGTTCACCACGGCGGTGATCGAGTCAGCGTCCAACATTGTCCAGCACGCCGAACCGGCGGCCGCGGATCCCGTGGAACTGGGCGTGGACATCACTGTGGAGCCGCTGCTGCTCCAGGCCCGCGTCAGCGCCTACAACGCCAAGCCGCCCTTTGGACCCATGGAACCGGCAACGCCGGGCGAGGACGCCGAGTCTGGCCGCGGGCTCGCCCTGATCCAGGCCCTGGTGACCACGGTGACGTTCGAACGGCAGGACGGCACCAGCACCTGGGTGCTGTCCAGGACGTCTTCCCAGGACTGACTTTCCGCCGGGTGGTTGAGCTTGCCGGAACCGGGTTTCGGCAAGCTCAGCCACACCGCTAAACCTGGTGCTGCCCCTTCGCGGGGAACAGCACGGAGACGGTGGCTCCGCCGCCGGGAGTTTCACTGATGCCCAGTTCACCTCCGTGCGACTGGGCAATCCGCTGGCACGTCGCCAGGCCCAGCCCCGTACCCGGCCCGTCGCCTGGCCGGTGGAGCCGGACCAGCGGTTCAACCGCCCGTACGCGGTCGGCCGGGCTGATGCCCTTGCCGTTGTCTGCCACATGGACGGTGACGCCGCGGGGGCAGGTGGTGGCGGTGATGGCTACTTCCAGCGCGCGCCCGGGCTCCCGATAGTTCAGCGAGTTGGCCAGCAGGTTCTGGACCAGGGTGCGCAGCTGTTGGCGGTCCGCGGTGAGTTCGGCGTCCTCGCAGAGGAAACCGCTGCCCAGCCCCAGGTCCACTCCGAGGTCCTGGGCAGCTTCTGCCGTGACGGCCAGCAGGGACACCCGTTCAAGGTGCAGCTCCCCATCCGCGCGGGCATAGTTGAGCACGTCCTCGAGGGTTCCCAGCATGCGCCGTCCGCCGGTGCCAATAAGCCCCAGGTACTCGGCCGCCGGGTTGTCCGGGGCCAGGTCGGGATCGTCCTCGGCGAGCTCCACGTACCCCAGGATGGTGGTCAGCGGGGCGCGGAGGTCATGGCTGACGCGGCCGGCGAATTCGGAGAGCATGGCGTTGCTGCGGCGCAGCTCCACCAGGGCATGGTCAAGCTGGAGCGTCCGGTGCTGGAGTTCAAGGAGCTCCACCACCTGCAGGGCCAGCACCTCCACCAGGTCTATCTGCTCCGGGGTGGGGAGTTCGGGCTGGTCGGAAAAGACGCACAGCGAGCCCAACACCAGGCCCTTAGACGTGCGCAACGGGACAGAGGCATAGAAGCGGACGTTTGCGATTTCCCCAGTGACGAAAGGGTTGGCGGCGAAGCGGGGGTCCAGGGAGGCGTCCCGCACCACCGTGGTTCCGGGGTCCAGGAACACGGAAGCGCACATGGAGTCCTCGCGCGAGCAGATGCCTGCCTCAGTCCCCGACGCCGCTATCTGAAGCTGCTGCTCCGCCGTGATGATGTTGACGACGCCATAAGGCACCCCGCACAGTGAGGCCGCCACGCGCACCAGGTTGTCGAGTGCGTCCTGCGCCTGGCGGTCAATGAGAACGGGGATAGTCCCCTCGTGTGCCGGCAGTAATCCGTATTCCTGCAGGTCAAGATTGCGTCCGGCATCCTGATCGGTCAGCGTCTGCATAGCGCCCCGTCCATCTTCTGTTGACTCCCCAGTCTGTGTCAGCAAGCCTTTGAAGGGCCTTTCCGTGATGATACCGGGAAGGCAGCGGTGGTGTTGTAGTCTCTTGACACCACACCCTCCCTGCCCTTAGATATTACGTATGCTGAAATAACAGTTCCATGATGCGGAACCCTCGTTGGCTTGCCCCGGCTGGCCACGCACGGGGGCGCCGGGCAGTCCGGCCTCCGCATAGCCGTCACCATGGATGCCAGCATTGTTACCGAGGAACCAGCCAGCATGAAGCTTGCCGAATTCAACAGTGCGGACGCCTCCTCCGCCACCCACACCCTCAAACCCTGCATCGACGTCACCCGCTGGGTGGATGCCATCACCGCGGCCAGGCCGTTCCAGAGCAGGGAAGCGCTTTTGGCGTTCGCGTCCGGAGCGGCCAACCCCTTCACTCCTGCCGAGGTCGAGGCCGCCATGGCCCACCACCCCAGGATCGGGGAACGTCCGACGGCGGGCACCGCCGAGGCGTCCATGTCCCGCTCCGAGCAGGCCGGGGTGGATCCTGCGGACGCCGCGGCAGCAGAGGCGCTGGCCCGCGGCAACCGTGAGTATGAGGAAAAATTCGGCCGGGTGTTCCTTATTCGCGCCGCCGGCCGTACCGCGCCGGAAATCCTGCAGTCCCTCAACAGCCGTCTCACCAACACCCCCGCAGAGGAAGACACCATCGTGGCCCAGCAGCTGCGCGAAATCGCCGTACTCCGGCTCGAAGGACTGATCACCGAATGACCGTCTCCCACGTCACCACCCATATCCTCGACACAGGCGCCGGGCGCCCGGCGGCGGGAGTCGCCGTCGTCCTTTCACGGAACGACGCCGGCACCTGGCGTGAGCTCGCCACTTCCACTACCGATGCGGACGGCAGGGCCAAGGACCTAGGCCCCGAGCAGCTGGAACCGGGCCACTACAAGCTGCACTTTGCCACCGGCACGTATTACGCCGGACTTCAGACCGCCACATTCTTCCCCGAAGTGGACCTGGTTTTCGAAGTATCAGGCCCCGAGCACTACCACGTCCCGCTGCTGCTGAGCCCGTTCGCCTACTCCACGTACCGGGGCAGCTAGGACCCGCCCCGCTGCACCCTCGGCACAGTGCCGCGGGCGGCCTGCCGGGCTCCGTGTCATGCCGGTCACAAATCCCGGCATAGGATCGAATGGAGTAACCGACCAGCGCTTGCGGCCCGCCGGCACGCAAGCGGCAGCGACGACGTGGGAGCGCCTGATGGCTTCGAACAACCACCCCGAACCCGACGCGGACGCAGAAAGCGGCCCGTCCGGCGGGGTGCAGTCCGTGGAGCGCGCCCTCGCGGTCCTGGAGATCCTGGCTCGCGAAGGCCAGGCCGGAGTCAGTGAAATTGCCGAGGAAATGGGCATCCACAAATCCACGGTGTCCCGGCTGATGGGCTCCCTGGTGAGCCGGGACATGGTCCAGCAGAACAGCGACCGCGGAAAGTACCAGCTGGGGTTCGGCATCCTCCGCCTCGCCAGCGTCATCCCCGGCCGTCTGAGCCTGGTCCACGAGGCGCGGCCGGTCCTGGAGGGCCTCGCGGCCGAATTCAAGGAAACGGTCAACCTTGCCGTGCTGCGCTCCAACTACGCGGTCAACGTGGACCAGGCCATGGGACCGTCCACGCTTGCCACCTACGACTGGGTGGGCAGCCTGACCCCGCTGCACGCAACCTCCAGCGGAAAGATCCTCCTGGCCGCACTGGCTACGGACGAACGCGACAGGATCCTGAAGGAGACCGGCCTGCCGGCCCGCACCTCCCGCACCATCACCAACCGGCAGGAACTGGATCGCCAGCTGCTGGAAGCCGGCAGCAGGGGTTACGCGGTGGTCCGCGAAGAGTTCGAGATCGGCCTGAACGCCATAGCGGTGCCGGTGCTAAACCACCAGGGCAACGTGGTGGGGTCCATCAGCATTTCCGGCCCGGCCTTCCGCTTCGACCCCGAGAAGATCCCGGGCCTGGTGGAGGCACTCCAGGAAGCCGGACTCCAGATCAGCGCCAACATGGGATACTCCCGGCGCTAAACCCCCAACAATGGCCCCGGTCCGCATGGACCGGGGCTTTTTGTTGCGTGAGTTCCTACCGCGTTAAACGCTTCCTGCGCAACCGTAGCCGCAGTATGCAACAATCTGATTTCGCTTTCCTCACTGTCAAGCTGTCCGGTCTTGTTGCCCCGGCATCAGGAAATACCTTGACTTTGAATGTGGCGTAGCGCACTCTGTTGCCTAACGCGAATACTGTTGACCCTTGCGAAACACTCCCCAGGTGCTTTACCCGTCCGCCATCCCGGTCCGTCGGAATCTTCCAGCCGCCGCGACCCATACCAGAGGTAACTCCATGCACCACGCCTGCCGACGTCGGGAAGAGACCGCCGGCAAGCACCTGCCTTAAAACAGCTACGCACCATCTACGGCGACATCATGGCCTTCAACTCCGGCGAAGTCCCCCAAGCTTCGATCCGGTGGACGCGCCAGGCCCTGCCACTGCGCATGTCCATGACCGCCGAGCAAAGGATCCAGCTCATGGCTATCAATAGTGAATTAACCACCCCTAAACCCGGGCGTCCCGAGGACGACCAGGACAGCATCCCCGCGAAGGCTGCCGCCGCCCCGGGCGGCCCCTCGCCGGACACCCCCGGCCCCACCGGAGAGGGCTCCTTCACCGAGCCCCTCCCGGACACCGAAGAGTACGACCAGATCCTCGAGGAACTGCGCCAGACCAAGACAGAACATGCGGTGTCCCAGCGCCGCAACCGCAAGCTCACCCTGGACAAGGTAACTTTCGGAATCACGGGCGCCATTGCCGTCGCCTTCGTGCTCTGGGGTTTCCTCGGCAAGGACAGCCTGGCCGCCACCTCCAAGGACGCCCTCGACTGGGTCATGGAGTACACGGGCTGGCTCTTCATGGTCCTCGCCTCCCTGTTCGTCGTCTTCGTCCTGTGGCTGGCCATGGGGAAGTTCGGCAACATCCCCCTCGGCAAGGACGGCGAAAAGCCCGAATTCCGCACCGTGTCCTGGATCGCCATGATGTTCGCGGCCGGCATGGGCATCGGCCTGATGTTCTACGGCGTGGCGGAACCGCTGTACCACTACATCTCACCGCCGCCCGGAACGGTTGACGGCCGCACCCCCGCCGCCATCCAAACCGCCATGGCCACCTCCATCTTCCACTGGACCCTCCACCCGTGGGCCATGTACGCCGTGGTGGGCATCGCGATGGCCTACGGCACCTACCGCCTGGGCCGCAAGCAGCTGATCTCCGCTGCATTCACCTCGCTGTTCGGCATCCGGACCGTCGAGGGACCGGTGGGCAAGTTCATCAACATCCTGGCCATCTTCGCCACGCTGTTCGGCACTGCGGCATCCCTGGGCCTCGGCGCCCTGCAGATCGGCAGCGGGCTCACCTCGAACGGCTGGGTGGGCGAAGTGGGCACTCCCGCCCTCGTGGCCATCGTTGCCATCCTGACCGCGTGCTTCGTGGCATCCGCCGTCTCCGGCATCAGCCGCGGCATCCAGTGGCTGTCCAACATCAACATGGTCCTGGCCGTAGTCCTCGCGGTTATCGTGTTCGTCGCCGGCCCCACCCTGTTCATCCTCAACCTCATCCCCTCCGCAGTGGGCGACTACGCCCGCGACCTGGCGGAGATGTCCTCCCGCACCGAGGCCGTGGGAGACGAGGCCCTGCGTACCTGGATGTCCAGCTGGACCATCTTCTACTGGGCCTGGTGGATCTCCTGGACGCCCTTCGTCGGCATGTTCATCGCCCGCATCAGCCGCGGCCGCACCATCCGGCAGTTCGTCACCGGCGTCCTGTTGGTTCCCAGCGTTGTCAGCGTGATCTGGTTCGGCATCTTCGGCGGGGCAGCATTCGATGTGCAGCAGAAAGCTGACGAGGCAGGACAGCCCGGCCTGATGACCGTTACCGACGGCGTGGCTTCGATCGACTTTGACGGTGCGCTGTTCAACCTGGTCAAGAACCTCTCCATGCCGGAGTGGCTGACGGCAGCCGTGATCGTCCTGGCGATGGTCCTCGTAGCCATCTTCT from Pseudarthrobacter chlorophenolicus A6 encodes:
- a CDS encoding GAF domain-containing sensor histidine kinase, which translates into the protein MQTLTDQDAGRNLDLQEYGLLPAHEGTIPVLIDRQAQDALDNLVRVAASLCGVPYGVVNIITAEQQLQIAASGTEAGICSREDSMCASVFLDPGTTVVRDASLDPRFAANPFVTGEIANVRFYASVPLRTSKGLVLGSLCVFSDQPELPTPEQIDLVEVLALQVVELLELQHRTLQLDHALVELRRSNAMLSEFAGRVSHDLRAPLTTILGYVELAEDDPDLAPDNPAAEYLGLIGTGGRRMLGTLEDVLNYARADGELHLERVSLLAVTAEAAQDLGVDLGLGSGFLCEDAELTADRQQLRTLVQNLLANSLNYREPGRALEVAITATTCPRGVTVHVADNGKGISPADRVRAVEPLVRLHRPGDGPGTGLGLATCQRIAQSHGGELGISETPGGGATVSVLFPAKGQHQV
- the uraD gene encoding 2-oxo-4-hydroxy-4-carboxy-5-ureidoimidazoline decarboxylase; the encoded protein is MKLAEFNSADASSATHTLKPCIDVTRWVDAITAARPFQSREALLAFASGAANPFTPAEVEAAMAHHPRIGERPTAGTAEASMSRSEQAGVDPADAAAAEALARGNREYEEKFGRVFLIRAAGRTAPEILQSLNSRLTNTPAEEDTIVAQQLREIAVLRLEGLITE
- a CDS encoding STAS domain-containing protein; its protein translation is MEFSYEVKDSYAEVKADGRLNMVSAPKLREFVTDVIAGGSNRIVVNLENTAFMDSSGLGALIGCLKAARQAGGDLRIAAVQPQVKMVLQLTSMDKVLTAYPSVEEAFSND
- a CDS encoding ATP-binding protein, whose translation is MTEVLASRSFRGLATEDAINDVHNDMDSLWLDVPFVNDMDQMTFTTAVIESASNIVQHAEPAAADPVELGVDITVEPLLLQARVSAYNAKPPFGPMEPATPGEDAESGRGLALIQALVTTVTFERQDGTSTWVLSRTSSQD
- a CDS encoding IclR family transcriptional regulator, translated to MASNNHPEPDADAESGPSGGVQSVERALAVLEILAREGQAGVSEIAEEMGIHKSTVSRLMGSLVSRDMVQQNSDRGKYQLGFGILRLASVIPGRLSLVHEARPVLEGLAAEFKETVNLAVLRSNYAVNVDQAMGPSTLATYDWVGSLTPLHATSSGKILLAALATDERDRILKETGLPARTSRTITNRQELDRQLLEAGSRGYAVVREEFEIGLNAIAVPVLNHQGNVVGSISISGPAFRFDPEKIPGLVEALQEAGLQISANMGYSRR
- the uraH gene encoding hydroxyisourate hydrolase; the protein is MTVSHVTTHILDTGAGRPAAGVAVVLSRNDAGTWRELATSTTDADGRAKDLGPEQLEPGHYKLHFATGTYYAGLQTATFFPEVDLVFEVSGPEHYHVPLLLSPFAYSTYRGS
- a CDS encoding BCCT family transporter, translating into MAINSELTTPKPGRPEDDQDSIPAKAAAAPGGPSPDTPGPTGEGSFTEPLPDTEEYDQILEELRQTKTEHAVSQRRNRKLTLDKVTFGITGAIAVAFVLWGFLGKDSLAATSKDALDWVMEYTGWLFMVLASLFVVFVLWLAMGKFGNIPLGKDGEKPEFRTVSWIAMMFAAGMGIGLMFYGVAEPLYHYISPPPGTVDGRTPAAIQTAMATSIFHWTLHPWAMYAVVGIAMAYGTYRLGRKQLISAAFTSLFGIRTVEGPVGKFINILAIFATLFGTAASLGLGALQIGSGLTSNGWVGEVGTPALVAIVAILTACFVASAVSGISRGIQWLSNINMVLAVVLAVIVFVAGPTLFILNLIPSAVGDYARDLAEMSSRTEAVGDEALRTWMSSWTIFYWAWWISWTPFVGMFIARISRGRTIRQFVTGVLLVPSVVSVIWFGIFGGAAFDVQQKADEAGQPGLMTVTDGVASIDFDGALFNLVKNLSMPEWLTAAVIVLAMVLVAIFFITGADSASLIMSSLSSNGASEPKRGLVIFWGALTGAVAAVMLLAGGDEPSEALSGLQRITIVAALPFVVVMLLLCFALAKDLRRDPLSLRRRLATSVVERAIRTGVEQHGGVQFDLVTRHEHSDKCAEGDSCPGSGSSPASSAEASAEASKN